The Sphingomonas sp. genome contains a region encoding:
- the obgE gene encoding GTPase ObgE: MHFLDQAKIFVRSGAGGPGAVSFRREKFIEYGGPDGGNGGKGGDIVFEAVAGLNTLIDFRYTQHFRAPRGSGGSGSNRTGAGGDDLVIKVPIGTQILADDDERTLLADLTKEGQRIVFLRGGDGGRGNATYKTSTNRAPRQHGTGWPSEEAWVWLRLKLLADAGLVGLPNAGKSTFINAVTNAQAKVGAYAFTTTRPQLGVVRHKQREFVVADIPGLIEGAADGAGIGDRFLGHIERCRVLLHLIDANDEDVATSYRIVRDELEAYGGGLSEKPMVIALNKIDTLDDELIAALSAELEEASGAQVIPLSGAAGTGVDWVLDQLLEIIGPNENRAADETFEDGEDPVQWSPV, encoded by the coding sequence ATGCATTTCCTCGATCAAGCCAAGATTTTCGTCCGCTCGGGTGCCGGCGGACCCGGTGCCGTGAGCTTTCGCCGCGAAAAGTTCATCGAATATGGTGGCCCCGACGGCGGCAACGGCGGCAAGGGCGGCGACATCGTCTTCGAAGCGGTCGCCGGCCTGAACACGCTGATCGACTTCCGCTACACCCAGCATTTCCGGGCCCCGCGCGGCAGCGGCGGCTCGGGCTCGAACCGCACCGGTGCGGGCGGCGACGATCTGGTGATCAAGGTGCCGATCGGCACGCAGATTCTTGCCGATGACGACGAGCGCACGCTGCTGGCCGACCTCACCAAGGAAGGCCAGCGCATCGTCTTCCTGCGCGGCGGCGACGGCGGTCGCGGCAATGCGACCTACAAGACCTCGACGAACCGCGCGCCCCGCCAGCACGGCACGGGCTGGCCGAGCGAGGAGGCCTGGGTCTGGCTGCGGCTCAAGCTGCTCGCCGATGCGGGGCTCGTCGGGCTGCCCAATGCCGGCAAGTCGACCTTCATCAACGCGGTGACCAACGCGCAGGCCAAGGTGGGCGCCTATGCCTTCACCACCACCCGGCCCCAGCTGGGCGTGGTGCGCCACAAGCAGCGCGAGTTCGTCGTCGCTGACATCCCCGGCCTGATCGAAGGCGCGGCGGACGGCGCCGGCATCGGCGACCGCTTCCTCGGCCATATCGAGCGCTGCCGCGTGCTGCTCCACCTGATCGACGCCAATGACGAGGATGTGGCGACCAGCTACCGCATCGTTCGCGACGAGCTCGAAGCCTATGGCGGGGGCCTCTCCGAAAAGCCGATGGTGATCGCGCTCAACAAGATCGACACGCTCGACGATGAACTGATCGCAGCACTTTCCGCGGAGCTCGAAGAAGCGAGCGGCGCGCAAGTCATTCCGCTGTCCGGCGCGGCCGGCACTGGCGTAGATTGGGTACTCGACCAGTTGCTCGAGATCATCGGCCCGAACGAGAATCGCGCGGCGGATGAAACCTTCGAAGATGGTGAAGATCCCGTTCAATGGTCGCCGGTCTGA
- a CDS encoding PEPxxWA-CTERM sorting domain-containing protein, whose product MQKWLLGACVATLFSTSAAAQQHFTFTANLNDSLPHGQITGTFDGTLNGNMITNLSNVSVTYNGTPFPMNGALNVFHYDDFDEWWLPNGATASLDGSQNNFLFIDGTFSGSHFTSFFYGSPWFGDRSQVNGIVSNTYGHSTFRAQLVAVPEPASWALMIGGIGMTGAALRIRRKPVARFA is encoded by the coding sequence ATGCAAAAATGGCTTCTCGGCGCGTGCGTGGCCACGCTGTTTTCGACGAGCGCAGCGGCGCAACAGCATTTTACCTTTACCGCGAACCTGAACGACTCCCTCCCGCACGGCCAGATCACGGGAACATTCGACGGCACGCTGAACGGCAATATGATCACAAATCTGTCGAACGTTTCGGTGACGTACAACGGCACGCCTTTCCCGATGAACGGCGCGCTGAACGTCTTCCACTACGACGATTTCGATGAATGGTGGCTGCCCAACGGCGCTACCGCGTCGCTGGACGGGTCTCAGAACAATTTCCTGTTCATCGACGGCACGTTTAGCGGCTCCCATTTCACGAGCTTCTTCTACGGCAGCCCCTGGTTCGGCGATCGCTCGCAAGTGAATGGCATCGTCTCGAATACCTACGGCCACAGCACGTTTCGCGCGCAGCTGGTGGCCGTCCCGGAACCCGCAAGCTGGGCGCTGATGATCGGTGGCATTGGCATGACGGGCGCGGCACTACGCATCCGGCGGAAGCCGGTGGCCCGCTTCGCCTGA
- the lptG gene encoding LPS export ABC transporter permease LptG, with translation MSLRGLFPSPTVSLYMARLFVFRTFALLGALVLVLTSLDLLTESAGILAYPGNGNAQILHYVTLRVPQIISTFLPYSVLGGAIFTLAQLNQNSEIIALKSGGLSAHQVLAPLMLSGLVVAGLSFVFNDRIVSRATATLEQWKKVEYAPLPVDRGDRANVWVQASGNLINVQQIKGKGDAAQLYDVTVYQRDKGSLASILTAKHGARAGDGWRVDGAKRFDVASATLTPVADTVIGQGVRPDQFTLAHVDPNSSSFGELRMAIGELRAAGRPTKALEGSLWHKLSGPLSALLMPLLGAVSAFGLARSGKLFVRVVIGMALGFLYFVADNFALAMGNLGAYPPFLAAWAPFLLFLMIGEAVLLRTEE, from the coding sequence ATGAGCCTGCGCGGCCTGTTCCCCTCGCCCACCGTGTCGTTGTACATGGCGCGGCTGTTCGTGTTCCGCACCTTCGCGCTGCTCGGCGCGCTGGTGCTGGTGTTGACCTCGCTCGACCTTCTGACCGAGAGCGCCGGAATCCTCGCCTATCCGGGCAACGGCAACGCGCAGATCCTGCACTATGTCACGCTGCGCGTGCCGCAGATCATCTCGACCTTCCTGCCCTATTCGGTGCTCGGCGGCGCGATCTTCACACTCGCCCAGCTCAACCAGAACAGCGAGATTATTGCGCTCAAGTCGGGCGGGCTCTCCGCGCACCAGGTGCTGGCGCCGCTGATGCTCTCTGGTCTGGTCGTTGCGGGCCTCTCCTTCGTGTTCAACGATCGCATCGTCAGCCGCGCCACTGCGACGCTCGAGCAGTGGAAAAAGGTGGAGTATGCACCGCTCCCCGTCGATCGCGGCGATCGCGCCAATGTGTGGGTGCAGGCCAGCGGCAACCTGATCAATGTCCAGCAGATCAAGGGCAAGGGCGACGCCGCTCAGCTGTACGACGTCACTGTCTACCAACGCGACAAGGGCTCGCTCGCGTCGATCCTCACTGCCAAGCATGGCGCGCGCGCTGGCGACGGCTGGCGAGTCGACGGCGCCAAGCGGTTCGACGTGGCGAGCGCCACGCTGACCCCGGTCGCCGATACGGTCATCGGGCAGGGCGTGCGTCCGGACCAGTTCACCCTTGCCCATGTCGATCCCAATTCGAGCTCGTTCGGCGAGTTGCGCATGGCGATCGGCGAGTTGAGGGCGGCCGGGCGGCCGACCAAGGCGCTCGAAGGTTCGCTGTGGCACAAGCTGTCGGGGCCGCTTTCGGCGCTGCTGATGCCGCTGCTTGGCGCGGTGTCGGCGTTCGGCCTGGCGCGTTCCGGCAAGCTGTTCGTCCGCGTGGTGATCGGCATGGCGCTGGGCTTCCTCTATTTCGTCGCCGACAATTTCGCGCTGGCGATGGGCAATCTGGGCGCCTACCCGCCCTTCCTCGCCGCCTGGGCGCCGTTCCTGCTGTTCCTGATGATCGGCGAAGCGGTGCTGCTGCGAACCGAGGAATAG
- the proB gene encoding glutamate 5-kinase, giving the protein MSALARHADAIGFSPSTCGRLVVKVGSSLLVDREGQIRRDWLAALAADLGTRAREGQQLVIVSSGAIALGARRLKLPKGGRASLEDAQAAAATGQIALSSIWSELLHDQGMTAAQILVTLDDLEDRRRYLNVSATLDRLLRLGVVPVINENDSVATEEIRFGDNDRLAARVASAANAEGVVLLSDVDGLYTANPNTHPDAQLIELVDVIDEKIEAMADRGSASGMGSGGMVSKIEAARIATSAGAHLAIADGRVEHPLARLATTRRGTLFLGQKGAAARKAWLRGGLTAKGAIHIDEGAAQALKEGRSLLSAGATRVEGRFARGDLVVVVGPDGKHLARGLAEYGHVDASRIVGRRSEELVEILGYAPRAALVHRSHMALL; this is encoded by the coding sequence ATGTCCGCGCTCGCACGCCATGCCGATGCCATCGGCTTCAGCCCTTCGACCTGCGGCCGGCTGGTCGTGAAGGTGGGCTCTTCGCTGCTCGTCGATCGCGAGGGGCAGATTCGCCGCGACTGGCTGGCGGCGCTTGCCGCCGATCTCGGAACCCGGGCGCGCGAGGGGCAGCAGCTCGTCATCGTTTCCTCGGGCGCGATCGCGCTCGGCGCGCGGCGGCTCAAGCTGCCCAAGGGCGGCCGGGCAAGCCTCGAGGACGCGCAGGCAGCAGCTGCTACCGGCCAGATCGCGCTCTCGAGCATCTGGTCCGAATTGCTCCATGACCAGGGGATGACCGCGGCGCAGATCCTCGTGACGCTCGACGATCTCGAGGACCGCCGCCGCTACCTCAACGTCTCGGCGACGCTCGACCGGCTGCTGCGGCTCGGCGTGGTGCCGGTGATCAACGAGAATGATTCGGTGGCTACGGAAGAAATCCGCTTCGGCGACAACGACCGGCTCGCCGCACGGGTGGCGAGCGCGGCCAATGCCGAGGGCGTGGTGCTGCTGTCGGACGTCGACGGTCTCTATACCGCCAACCCCAATACCCATCCCGATGCGCAGCTGATCGAGCTGGTCGACGTGATCGACGAGAAGATCGAGGCGATGGCCGATCGCGGCTCAGCCTCGGGCATGGGGTCGGGCGGCATGGTCTCCAAGATCGAGGCGGCGCGGATCGCGACCAGCGCCGGCGCGCATCTCGCCATCGCCGATGGCCGGGTCGAGCATCCGCTGGCGCGACTGGCGACGACGCGGCGGGGGACGCTGTTCCTGGGCCAGAAGGGCGCGGCGGCGCGCAAGGCCTGGCTGCGCGGCGGGCTCACCGCCAAGGGCGCGATCCATATCGACGAGGGCGCGGCGCAGGCGCTGAAGGAAGGCCGCAGCCTGCTCTCGGCCGGGGCGACCCGCGTCGAGGGCCGCTTCGCCCGCGGTGATCTCGTGGTGGTGGTCGGGCCGGACGGCAAGCATCTGGCGCGCGGGCTGGCCGAGTATGGCCATGTCGATGCCTCGCGCATTGTCGGGCGGCGGAGCGAGGAGCTGGTCGAGATCCTCGGCTATGCGCCCCGCGCCGCGCTGGTCCACCGCAGCCACATGGCGCTGCTGTGA
- the spt gene encoding serine palmitoyltransferase — protein MTDLMSKFDGLIAERQALLDSGVIDPFAIVMEQVKSPTEAVIKGKDTILLGTYNYMGMTFDPDVIQAGKDALDQFGSGTNGSRMLNGTFRDHMEVEQALRDFYDVSGAIVFSTGYMANLGMLSTLAGKGEYIILDADSHASIYDGCKQGNAEIVRFRHNDVTDLDKRLGRLPAEAGKLVVLEGVYSMLGDIAPLKEMVAVAKKHGAMVLVDEAHSMGFFGPNGRGVYEDQGLEADVDFVVGTFSKSVGTVGGFCISNHPKFEAIRLACRPYIFTASLPPSVVATAATSIRKLATAHEKRARLWDNARALHGGLTAMGFKLGTEKPESAIVAVILEDQEQAVMMWQALLENGLYVNMARPPATPAGTFLLRCSLCAEHRPEQIERVLGMFRAAGQAVGVIA, from the coding sequence ATGACCGACCTGATGAGCAAGTTCGACGGCCTGATCGCCGAGCGCCAGGCGCTACTCGACAGCGGCGTGATCGATCCCTTCGCGATCGTGATGGAGCAGGTCAAGTCGCCGACCGAGGCGGTGATCAAGGGCAAGGACACCATCCTGCTCGGTACCTATAATTATATGGGCATGACGTTCGATCCGGACGTCATCCAGGCCGGCAAGGACGCGCTCGACCAGTTCGGTTCGGGAACCAACGGCAGCCGCATGCTCAACGGCACCTTCCGCGACCATATGGAAGTCGAGCAGGCGCTGCGCGATTTCTACGACGTGTCCGGCGCGATCGTGTTCTCGACCGGCTATATGGCCAATCTTGGCATGCTCTCGACGCTGGCCGGCAAGGGCGAGTACATCATCCTCGACGCCGACAGCCACGCCTCGATCTATGATGGCTGCAAGCAGGGCAATGCCGAGATTGTCCGCTTCCGCCACAATGACGTGACGGACCTCGACAAGCGCCTCGGCCGCCTGCCCGCCGAGGCCGGCAAGCTGGTGGTGCTGGAGGGCGTCTATTCGATGCTCGGCGACATCGCCCCGCTCAAGGAAATGGTCGCCGTCGCCAAGAAGCACGGCGCGATGGTGCTCGTCGACGAAGCGCATTCGATGGGCTTTTTCGGGCCGAATGGCCGCGGCGTGTACGAGGACCAGGGGCTGGAAGCCGACGTCGACTTCGTCGTCGGCACCTTCTCCAAGTCGGTCGGCACCGTCGGCGGCTTCTGCATCTCGAACCACCCCAAGTTCGAAGCCATTCGTCTGGCCTGCCGCCCGTACATCTTCACCGCCTCGTTGCCGCCCAGCGTGGTAGCGACCGCGGCGACCTCGATCCGCAAACTGGCGACCGCGCACGAAAAGCGCGCGCGGCTGTGGGACAATGCCCGTGCGCTGCACGGCGGCCTGACGGCGATGGGCTTCAAGCTCGGCACCGAGAAGCCGGAAAGCGCGATCGTCGCGGTGATCCTGGAGGATCAGGAGCAGGCGGTGATGATGTGGCAGGCGCTGCTGGAGAACGGGCTGTACGTCAACATGGCGCGCCCGCCGGCGACTCCGGCCGGCACCTTCCTGCTGCGCTGCTCGCTGTGCGCGGAGCATCGGCCCGAGCAGATCGAGCGCGTGCTGGGCATGTTCCGCGCCGCCGGCCAGGCCGTGGGGGTCATCGCTTAA
- a CDS encoding NAD-dependent epimerase/dehydratase family protein, whose product MSVFAVTGGTGFVGSRLIELALEARHQVRALTRRDQPARDGVTWIRGDLDATAALVELCTGADAVIHVAGVVNAPDREGFAHGNITGTANMLAATKQAGVRRYVHVSSLASREPELSAYGWSKGEADTLVRASGLDWTIVRPPAIYGQGDLEMLELFRVARFGLALLPPGGRISVIEVGDLGRLLLALASADRFSGEIDPDDGRAGGWTHPEFAHAIGRAVGRKVLALSLPKAVLMAGAYVDRALRGKRAKLTPDRVSYFCHPDWVASPGHRAPANLWTPQVETETGLAETARWYRAKGLL is encoded by the coding sequence GTGAGCGTGTTCGCCGTCACCGGGGGTACCGGCTTCGTCGGATCGCGGCTGATCGAGCTGGCGCTGGAGGCCCGGCATCAAGTCCGTGCGCTCACCCGCCGCGACCAGCCGGCGCGCGACGGTGTGACCTGGATCCGCGGCGATCTCGATGCGACCGCGGCGCTCGTCGAGCTGTGCACCGGTGCCGATGCGGTCATCCATGTCGCGGGCGTGGTCAACGCCCCCGATCGCGAGGGCTTCGCGCACGGCAACATCACCGGCACCGCCAACATGCTCGCCGCGACCAAGCAGGCAGGCGTGCGGCGCTACGTGCATGTCTCCTCGCTTGCCAGCCGCGAGCCCGAGCTGTCGGCCTATGGCTGGTCCAAGGGCGAGGCCGACACGCTGGTCCGTGCGTCGGGACTCGACTGGACGATCGTCCGTCCGCCGGCGATCTACGGCCAGGGCGATCTAGAGATGCTGGAGCTGTTCCGTGTCGCCCGCTTCGGGTTGGCGCTGCTGCCGCCGGGCGGCCGCATCTCGGTGATCGAGGTCGGCGACCTCGGCCGCCTGCTGCTCGCGCTCGCTTCGGCGGATCGCTTCTCCGGCGAGATCGACCCCGATGACGGCCGGGCAGGGGGCTGGACGCATCCCGAGTTCGCCCATGCCATCGGCCGCGCTGTCGGGCGGAAGGTGCTGGCGCTGTCGCTGCCCAAGGCGGTGCTGATGGCCGGCGCCTATGTGGACCGGGCGCTGCGCGGCAAACGCGCAAAGCTCACGCCGGATCGCGTCTCCTATTTCTGCCATCCCGACTGGGTGGCGAGCCCAGGCCATCGCGCCCCCGCAAACCTCTGGACGCCCCAGGTGGAGACCGAAACCGGGCTGGCAGAAACTGCGCGCTGGTACCGGGCTAAGGGACTGCTCTGA
- a CDS encoding suppressor of fused domain protein, whose protein sequence is MRMGAFGWLRGLFGAKAQAVSRPEPRRIASVAERSAEARGLFWSALWPASDRILSSAPAGSLWPGGHEAYRLIHRGNAILLATDGLSDPFDDSATANGFEIELFVEGPGEGAPAQVAGDGWMLEVLRRVAAIVAEEQGILRPLERHGPIPLELTNVSSSAAIAARLPAHFLTADDVLGVMIGGPEPDFETRIENMPLSPVRAVPVVLLTAAELGEIRAGDSDTRDALIARLQATGVGHCSDLQRESIV, encoded by the coding sequence ATGCGGATGGGTGCGTTCGGCTGGTTGCGCGGACTGTTTGGTGCAAAGGCGCAGGCGGTTAGCCGGCCCGAGCCACGCCGAATCGCCAGCGTCGCCGAACGCTCGGCCGAGGCACGGGGCTTGTTCTGGTCGGCGCTGTGGCCGGCGAGCGACCGCATCCTTTCCTCCGCCCCGGCCGGCTCGCTCTGGCCGGGCGGACACGAGGCGTATCGGCTGATCCATCGCGGCAACGCAATCCTGCTCGCGACCGACGGCCTCTCGGATCCTTTCGACGACAGCGCGACGGCCAACGGCTTCGAGATCGAGCTGTTCGTCGAAGGGCCGGGCGAGGGCGCGCCCGCGCAGGTGGCGGGCGATGGCTGGATGCTCGAGGTGCTGCGCCGGGTGGCGGCGATCGTTGCCGAGGAGCAGGGCATCCTGCGCCCGCTCGAGCGCCATGGCCCGATTCCGCTCGAACTTACCAACGTCTCCAGCTCGGCGGCGATCGCCGCGCGGCTGCCGGCGCATTTCCTTACCGCCGACGACGTGCTGGGCGTGATGATCGGCGGGCCGGAGCCCGATTTTGAGACGCGGATCGAAAACATGCCGCTCTCCCCGGTCCGCGCGGTGCCCGTGGTGCTGCTCACTGCCGCCGAGCTGGGCGAGATCCGCGCCGGCGACAGCGACACCCGCGACGCACTGATTGCGCGGCTCCAGGCGACCGGTGTCGGCCATTGCAGCGATCTTCAGCGCGAATCGATCGTCTGA
- the lptF gene encoding LPS export ABC transporter permease LptF encodes MNSIDRYMARLIAVPLISTLIISAMLLVLDRMLRLFEFVATEGGPVSVVWRMLANLLPEYLGLGIPIGLMLGVLLAFRRLATSSELDVLRAVGVSYTRLLRVPFMYAIVLAAVNFAIVGFVQPTSRYNYEQLRFELRSGALGASIKVGEFTSFGSKMTLRIESSQDEGRDLRGIFVEMTNKDGTPLAVTAQKGQFLRADDPDTIIFRLTNGTLVHYDKSSPVPRVLTFTSHNLPIPLPKYEQFRKRGDSNIERTLPELAVIGRNRSANEIDRETSRSAFHYRMAEVTTMFLLPMLAVALAIPPKRSTSMLGVFLSILMIVTYHKVNEYAQGVGSLGLIDPIIALWVPFSIFAGLTFWMYYTVAYVPGGQPIGALERVFAKTAKLIGRLLPGAKRRRRKAEAAR; translated from the coding sequence ATGAATTCGATCGATCGCTACATGGCGCGGCTGATCGCGGTGCCGCTGATCTCCACCCTGATCATCTCCGCGATGCTGCTCGTGCTCGATCGCATGCTGCGGCTGTTCGAGTTCGTCGCGACCGAGGGCGGTCCGGTGAGCGTGGTGTGGCGCATGCTTGCCAACCTGCTGCCCGAATATCTCGGCCTCGGCATTCCGATCGGGCTGATGCTGGGCGTGCTGCTCGCCTTCCGCCGCCTCGCCACTTCATCCGAGCTGGACGTGCTGCGCGCGGTGGGCGTCAGCTACACCCGGCTGCTGCGCGTGCCCTTCATGTACGCGATCGTGCTGGCGGCGGTGAACTTCGCGATCGTCGGCTTCGTCCAGCCGACCTCGCGCTACAATTACGAACAGCTTCGCTTCGAACTGCGCTCGGGCGCGCTCGGCGCCTCGATCAAGGTCGGCGAATTCACCAGCTTCGGCTCGAAGATGACGCTGCGGATCGAATCGAGCCAGGACGAAGGGCGCGACCTGCGCGGCATCTTCGTCGAGATGACCAACAAGGACGGCACCCCGCTGGCGGTGACCGCGCAGAAGGGCCAGTTCCTCCGCGCCGACGATCCCGACACGATCATCTTCCGGCTGACCAACGGTACGCTGGTTCATTACGACAAGAGCTCGCCGGTGCCGCGGGTGCTGACTTTCACCAGCCACAACCTGCCGATCCCGCTCCCCAAATATGAGCAGTTCCGCAAGCGTGGCGACAGCAATATCGAGCGCACCTTGCCCGAGCTCGCCGTGATCGGCCGCAACCGATCGGCGAACGAGATCGATCGCGAGACCAGTCGCTCGGCCTTCCACTATCGCATGGCCGAAGTGACGACGATGTTCCTGTTGCCGATGCTGGCGGTAGCGCTGGCGATCCCGCCCAAGCGCTCGACGTCGATGCTCGGCGTGTTCCTGTCGATCCTGATGATCGTGACCTATCACAAGGTCAACGAATATGCGCAGGGCGTGGGCAGCCTGGGGCTGATCGATCCGATCATCGCGCTATGGGTGCCGTTCTCGATCTTCGCGGGGCTGACCTTCTGGATGTATTACACCGTCGCCTATGTGCCCGGCGGGCAGCCGATCGGCGCGCTGGAACGCGTCTTCGCCAAGACGGCCAAGCTGATCGGCCGTCTGCTGCCCGGCGCCAAAAGACGGCGCCGCAAGGCGGAGGCGGCACGATGA
- a CDS encoding acyl carrier protein, producing MTDRAEIFDIVAAQIEPFNKKGVALSETTTFAGDLEWDSLTVMDFVAAIEDEFDIVITMNMQAEIENVGQLVDAVQKLKG from the coding sequence ATGACTGACCGTGCAGAAATCTTCGACATCGTCGCCGCGCAGATCGAGCCCTTCAACAAGAAGGGCGTCGCGCTTTCGGAAACCACGACCTTCGCCGGCGATCTCGAATGGGACAGCCTGACGGTGATGGATTTCGTCGCCGCGATCGAGGACGAGTTCGACATCGTCATCACCATGAACATGCAGGCCGAGATCGAGAATGTCGGCCAGCTGGTCGACGCCGTGCAGAAGCTCAAGGGCTGA
- a CDS encoding polysaccharide deacetylase family protein, with protein sequence MRKLCAAAVLCAWMAVPAAAQTRWPNGAKAAVVLTYDDALDSQLDHAIPTLDAAGLKGTFFLANVKEADVERWRTVAKGGHELANHTIFHPCTHDVYPADPRYVSEAYTVTSMLREIAQQNVLLRALDGKDGHGFATPCGQSLAGGKDYLEDLRKAATVTYVRGVADTPADAHANVAQADPMHVPARGFGEGATAEKMIAYAREAEQGGGWAVFLFHGIGGDYQAVPDAEHRAFVTWLAQHRSEIWVTTLQAALDWAKAHPAR encoded by the coding sequence ATGCGGAAGCTTTGCGCGGCAGCGGTACTTTGCGCGTGGATGGCCGTCCCGGCCGCGGCGCAGACGCGGTGGCCGAACGGCGCCAAGGCGGCGGTGGTGCTCACCTATGACGATGCGCTCGATTCGCAGCTCGACCACGCCATTCCGACGCTCGATGCGGCGGGATTGAAGGGCACGTTCTTCCTGGCCAATGTTAAGGAGGCCGATGTGGAGCGCTGGCGGACGGTGGCGAAGGGCGGGCACGAACTTGCCAACCACACGATCTTCCATCCCTGCACGCATGACGTCTATCCCGCCGATCCGCGCTATGTGAGCGAGGCCTATACGGTCACCAGCATGCTCCGCGAGATCGCGCAGCAGAACGTGCTGCTGCGCGCGCTGGACGGCAAGGACGGCCACGGCTTCGCGACGCCCTGCGGGCAGAGTCTCGCGGGCGGCAAGGACTATCTGGAGGACCTGCGCAAGGCGGCCACCGTCACCTATGTGCGCGGCGTGGCGGACACGCCCGCAGATGCGCACGCCAATGTCGCCCAAGCAGACCCGATGCATGTTCCTGCCCGCGGTTTCGGCGAGGGCGCGACGGCGGAGAAGATGATCGCCTATGCGCGCGAGGCCGAGCAGGGCGGCGGATGGGCCGTCTTCCTGTTCCACGGCATCGGCGGCGACTACCAGGCCGTGCCCGACGCCGAGCATCGCGCTTTTGTCACCTGGCTGGCGCAGCATCGCAGCGAGATCTGGGTGACGACGCTACAGGCCGCGCTCGACTGGGCCAAGGCGCACCCTGCGCGCTAG